In Holophagales bacterium, one DNA window encodes the following:
- a CDS encoding NAD(P)-binding domain-containing protein produces the protein MGADEPLDLLVVGAGPTGLSTAAAALAAGLSVRVVDRGAITDSIQRFPTDVVFFSTRERLAIAGVPFAIPEEKPTRRQVLAYYRAVASSLGIPLALHEEVVGIERDGAELVVRGRRRGGETQRRARAVALAVGYFDTPRRLGVPGEAASWVRHRYVEPYAHFGERVLMVGGGNSAAEAALDLWRSGARVLLVHRGPALKATVKYWLRPDVENRIAEGSIEARFSTRVTAFEDGAVRLEGPAGEERIEVDAAYVLAGYEPDFALVRAAGVTIDPTTGVPRFDPTTCESDVPGIFIVGTLQAGFATHSIFIESSREHGPRLVQHLASRLGPRSRRDLA, from the coding sequence ATGGGCGCCGACGAGCCGCTCGATCTGCTGGTGGTGGGCGCCGGCCCGACCGGCCTCTCGACAGCCGCTGCGGCGCTCGCCGCCGGGCTCTCGGTGCGGGTGGTCGATCGCGGGGCGATCACCGACTCGATCCAGCGCTTCCCGACCGACGTCGTCTTTTTCAGCACGCGCGAGCGGCTGGCGATCGCCGGGGTGCCGTTCGCCATTCCGGAAGAGAAGCCGACACGACGCCAGGTTCTTGCCTACTACCGGGCGGTCGCCTCGTCGCTCGGCATCCCCCTGGCCTTGCACGAGGAGGTGGTGGGGATCGAACGGGACGGCGCCGAGCTCGTCGTTCGCGGGCGGCGCCGCGGGGGTGAGACGCAGCGGCGGGCGCGCGCCGTCGCTCTCGCGGTCGGCTATTTCGACACGCCGCGTCGACTCGGCGTGCCCGGGGAAGCGGCCTCCTGGGTCCGCCATCGCTACGTCGAGCCCTACGCGCACTTCGGCGAGCGGGTGTTGATGGTCGGGGGCGGCAACTCGGCAGCCGAGGCGGCGCTCGACCTCTGGCGCTCCGGTGCCCGCGTGCTGCTGGTGCATCGCGGTCCGGCACTCAAGGCGACGGTCAAGTACTGGCTCCGCCCGGATGTCGAGAATCGGATCGCCGAAGGGTCGATCGAGGCTCGGTTCAGCACGCGGGTGACCGCCTTCGAGGACGGCGCCGTCCGGCTGGAAGGCCCGGCCGGGGAGGAGCGCATCGAGGTCGACGCGGCGTACGTCCTGGCGGGCTACGAGCCGGACTTCGCGCTCGTCCGCGCCGCCGGGGTGACGATCGACCCGACGACCGGCGTGCCGCGCTTCGATCCGACGACCTGCGAGAGCGATGTTCCGGGGATCTTCATCGTCGGCACGCTCCAGGCGGGCTTCGCGACCCACTCGATCTTCATCGAGAGCTCGCGGGAGCACGGCCCGCGGCTCGTCCAGCACCTCGCCTCCCGACTCGGCCCCCGGTCCCGTCGGGATCTGGCCTGA
- a CDS encoding prolipoprotein diacylglyceryl transferase encodes MIQELFRLGPLVISPFGVLMVAAFLVAYWELLRNLRQARLGDEEDASAILFAAGIGGIVGAKVYYAALYADWHLLFSRSGLVWYGGFALGTAAVLWVAFRRRLPGWRLADAAAPGLALGYGVGRIGCFLVGDDYGRPTDLPWGIKFANGLPPTEAGYLRSEFGVPLPASIPDSQLLAVHPTQLYETAAGLLIWWIGRRLLARGLPSGVTALVVLSLLAVERFGVELVRAKDDRFLGPFTLAQAIAATIFVASLLLIRSRRRAVGA; translated from the coding sequence ATGATTCAAGAGCTCTTTCGCCTCGGCCCTCTCGTCATCAGCCCCTTCGGCGTTCTCATGGTGGCGGCGTTTCTCGTCGCCTACTGGGAGTTGCTGCGCAATCTCCGCCAGGCGCGCCTCGGCGACGAAGAGGACGCCAGCGCGATCCTCTTCGCTGCCGGGATCGGCGGCATCGTCGGCGCCAAGGTCTACTACGCGGCGCTCTACGCCGACTGGCACCTGCTCTTCTCGCGCTCCGGCCTCGTCTGGTACGGCGGCTTCGCGCTGGGAACGGCGGCGGTCCTCTGGGTGGCGTTTCGTCGCCGTCTCCCCGGCTGGCGTCTCGCGGACGCCGCCGCGCCGGGATTGGCGCTCGGTTACGGCGTCGGCCGCATCGGCTGCTTCCTCGTCGGCGACGACTACGGCCGACCGACCGATCTGCCGTGGGGGATCAAGTTCGCCAACGGCCTGCCGCCGACCGAGGCCGGATACCTCCGCTCGGAGTTCGGCGTCCCGTTGCCGGCCTCGATCCCGGACTCGCAGTTGCTCGCGGTGCACCCGACGCAGCTCTACGAGACCGCGGCCGGACTGCTCATCTGGTGGATCGGCCGTCGCCTCCTCGCCCGTGGGCTCCCTTCAGGCGTCACCGCGCTCGTCGTGCTCTCGCTGCTGGCCGTAGAGCGTTTCGGCGTCGAGCTGGTGCGTGCCAAGGACGATCGCTTCCTCGGTCCGTTCACGCTCGCCCAGGCGATTGCCGCGACGATCTTCGTGGCGAGCCTGCTGCTGATCCGCAGCCGGCGACGCGCGGTCGGAGCGTGA